The following are encoded in a window of Microbacterium sp. LWO13-1.2 genomic DNA:
- a CDS encoding sugar ABC transporter permease: MSTATNTRGPAGSTGGASPGARKRPFRGRHAWTILAFLAPAIVFVGWFIYYPMLQGARMAFHDWNLWDLTSTPFVGFDNFLTIFRDPAFPTVALNTVLWVVGSLVPQFVIGFLIALALRKRFRFRGLYQALIFFPWAVSGFLIGMLFRWMFNAEFGVVNDLLMKAGLIEAPLPWLADPKLAMFAVIIANIWYGVTFFAIMILAALQSVPDEVLEAASLDGAGRVRQLFSIVIPYISMTLLLTILLRVIWIFNFPDIIYAMTGGGPANQTHIITTWMINYTQQGNYGIASAIGLIVVAFLFIFCAFYLMTMRKVNR; encoded by the coding sequence GTGAGCACGGCGACGAACACGAGAGGTCCCGCCGGTTCGACCGGCGGGGCCTCCCCCGGCGCGAGGAAACGACCGTTCCGCGGCCGTCATGCGTGGACGATCCTCGCGTTCCTGGCCCCGGCGATCGTGTTCGTCGGCTGGTTCATCTATTACCCGATGCTGCAGGGCGCGAGGATGGCGTTCCACGACTGGAACCTGTGGGACCTCACCTCGACTCCCTTCGTCGGCTTCGACAACTTCCTGACGATCTTCCGCGACCCGGCGTTCCCGACGGTCGCGCTGAACACGGTGCTGTGGGTCGTCGGCTCGCTCGTGCCGCAGTTCGTGATCGGCTTCCTCATCGCGCTGGCCCTCCGCAAGCGCTTCCGCTTCCGCGGCCTCTATCAGGCGCTGATCTTCTTCCCCTGGGCCGTGTCGGGGTTCCTGATCGGGATGCTGTTCCGCTGGATGTTCAACGCCGAGTTCGGGGTCGTCAACGACCTGCTCATGAAAGCGGGCCTCATCGAGGCCCCGCTGCCCTGGCTCGCTGATCCGAAGCTCGCGATGTTCGCCGTGATCATCGCGAACATCTGGTACGGCGTGACGTTCTTCGCGATCATGATCCTCGCCGCCCTCCAGTCCGTTCCGGACGAGGTGCTGGAGGCGGCGAGCCTGGACGGCGCAGGGCGGGTGCGGCAGTTGTTCTCGATCGTCATCCCGTACATCTCGATGACGTTGCTCCTGACGATCCTGCTGCGAGTGATCTGGATCTTCAACTTCCCCGACATCATCTACGCGATGACCGGCGGCGGGCCCGCGAATCAGACGCACATCATCACGACCTGGATGATCAACTACACCCAGCAGGGAAACTACGGCATCGCCAGTGCGATCGGACTGATCGTCGTGGCGTTCCTGTTCATCTTCTGCGCGTTCTACCTCATGACCATGAGGAAGGTGAACCGATGA
- the rlmN gene encoding 23S rRNA (adenine(2503)-C(2))-methyltransferase RlmN, with translation MTENPRARDTRPASASPQGKVRSTKPAQVRPATEGWTQKKDAEGRPLLQFASPKRGKPPVHLADLTPAERTEKVKELGLPGFRAKQLATHYFKHYTSDPEQMTDLPADIRDQLVAGLLPPLLTEVRRLETDRGDTIKFLWRLHDGALVESVLMRYPGRITLCVSSQAGCGMNCPFCATGQAGLTRNMSAAEIIEQIVRANRLIVEGGLGGKKADDHSMERVSNIVFMGMGEPLANYNRVMHAVRTMVAEQPDGLGMSARGITVSTVGLVPAIKKLSDEGIPVTFALSLHAPDDHLRDELIPVNSKWKVDEALDAAREYYEKTGRRVSIEYALIKDMNDHAWRADLLAEKLNARGRGWVHVNPIPLNPTPGSIWTSSTRDVQNEFVRRLNDAGIPTTLRDTRGKEIDGACGQLVATTEDEAASAAMA, from the coding sequence ATGACCGAGAATCCCCGCGCGCGCGACACGCGACCAGCATCCGCGTCCCCGCAGGGCAAGGTCCGCTCCACGAAGCCCGCGCAGGTGCGCCCCGCGACAGAGGGCTGGACGCAGAAGAAGGATGCCGAGGGGCGTCCGCTCCTGCAGTTCGCCAGCCCGAAGCGTGGCAAGCCGCCGGTGCACCTGGCCGACCTCACCCCGGCGGAGCGCACCGAGAAGGTCAAGGAGCTCGGCCTTCCCGGGTTCCGCGCGAAGCAGCTCGCGACCCACTACTTCAAGCACTACACCTCCGACCCGGAGCAGATGACCGACCTGCCGGCCGACATCCGCGACCAGCTCGTCGCGGGGCTCCTGCCGCCGCTGCTCACCGAGGTGCGGCGCCTCGAGACCGACCGCGGAGACACGATCAAGTTCCTCTGGCGGCTGCACGACGGCGCGCTCGTCGAGTCCGTGCTGATGCGGTACCCCGGGCGCATCACGCTGTGCGTGTCGAGCCAGGCCGGATGCGGCATGAACTGCCCGTTCTGCGCCACAGGCCAGGCGGGGCTCACCCGCAACATGTCGGCGGCCGAGATCATCGAGCAGATCGTCCGCGCGAACCGCCTCATCGTCGAGGGCGGTCTCGGCGGCAAGAAGGCCGATGACCATTCGATGGAGCGGGTGAGCAACATCGTGTTCATGGGCATGGGGGAGCCGCTCGCCAACTACAACCGGGTGATGCATGCCGTGCGCACGATGGTCGCCGAGCAGCCCGACGGCCTCGGCATGAGCGCTCGCGGCATCACGGTATCGACCGTGGGACTCGTGCCGGCCATCAAGAAGCTCTCGGACGAAGGCATCCCGGTCACGTTCGCCCTGTCGCTGCACGCTCCGGATGACCACCTGCGCGATGAGCTCATCCCGGTGAACTCGAAGTGGAAGGTCGACGAGGCCCTCGACGCTGCACGCGAGTACTACGAGAAGACCGGCCGCCGGGTCTCGATCGAATACGCGCTGATCAAGGACATGAACGACCACGCCTGGCGCGCCGACCTCCTCGCGGAGAAGCTCAACGCCCGCGGTCGCGGCTGGGTGCACGTGAACCCGATCCCGCTGAACCCGACGCCCGGCTCGATCTGGACCTCGTCGACCCGCGACGTGCAGAACGAATTCGTGCGCCGCCTCAACGACGCCGGCATCCCGACGACCCTCCGCGACACCCGCGGCAAGGAGATCGACGGGGCCTGCGGCCAGCTCGTCGCGACCACAGAGGACGAAGCCGCCTCGGCGGCGATGGCCTGA
- a CDS encoding carbohydrate ABC transporter permease, with amino-acid sequence MTITQTRRITVPDAAKAPRTERRLTIGGVLKAAGLALWLLLTLFPLYWIALTSFKAPATISRFPIEYWPSEPSLANYVSLFENSSFGVFLANSALISLAAGLTSTLIALLGAYVIARFEFRGKGMVLIAFLLTQMIPTFIALGPLYSMMSDLGLVDSKFGLILVYVAVCIPFSTVMLRGFFENVPNALEEAAMIDGCSRIGALFRVLVPVMTPGIVAAFIFNFVNCWNELFLSVVLMNTDSNRTVPSALNGFISTFNIDWGSMSAAAVLTILPTMVMFAVASRWIVQGLTAGAVKE; translated from the coding sequence ATGACCATCACGCAGACCAGGCGCATCACGGTGCCCGATGCCGCCAAGGCTCCTCGAACCGAGCGACGCCTCACCATCGGCGGGGTGCTGAAGGCGGCCGGGCTCGCGCTCTGGCTGCTCCTCACCCTGTTCCCGCTGTACTGGATCGCCCTGACGTCATTCAAGGCGCCGGCCACGATCAGCCGGTTCCCCATCGAGTACTGGCCCAGCGAACCCTCGCTCGCCAACTACGTGAGCCTGTTCGAGAACAGCAGCTTCGGCGTCTTCCTCGCGAACTCCGCATTGATCTCGCTGGCTGCAGGGCTCACCTCCACGCTCATCGCACTGCTGGGCGCTTACGTGATCGCCCGCTTCGAGTTCCGCGGCAAGGGAATGGTGCTGATCGCGTTCCTGCTCACGCAGATGATCCCGACGTTCATCGCACTCGGACCGCTGTACTCGATGATGAGCGATCTCGGTCTCGTCGACAGCAAGTTCGGCCTCATCCTCGTCTACGTCGCCGTCTGCATCCCGTTCTCGACGGTCATGCTGCGCGGGTTCTTTGAGAACGTCCCGAACGCGCTCGAAGAGGCCGCGATGATCGACGGATGCTCGCGCATCGGAGCGCTGTTCCGGGTGCTCGTCCCGGTGATGACGCCCGGCATCGTCGCCGCGTTCATCTTCAACTTCGTCAACTGCTGGAACGAGCTGTTCCTGTCGGTGGTGCTCATGAACACCGACTCGAATCGCACGGTGCCGTCGGCACTGAACGGCTTCATCTCGACGTTCAACATCGACTGGGGCTCGATGTCAGCGGCCGCCGTGCTGACGATCCTGCCCACGATGGTGATGTTCGCCGTCGCCAGCCGCTGGATCGTGCAGGGCCTGACCGCCGGCGCGGTCAAGGAGTAG